The Enterococcus sp. 7F3_DIV0205 genome has a window encoding:
- the holA gene encoding DNA polymerase III subunit delta codes for MNLQEALKQVRQQQFASVYLIQGTEGYLSELFKTELMSQLIKTEDDQFNYSSFDMEEVPLSLAMEEAETIPFFGDYRLVFIENPYFLTAERKTNGLDHDMDSLLKYLEQPSPTTILVFIANVEKLDERKKITKAIKKQAEVIDVNPMGEREVRQYVEQTIQSEGYEIKPEAFDLLLQLTDLNLSKVMGELQKLFLYASDNKIISLIAVKELVPKSLEHNVFDLTSDVLSGHSEKAIQLYEDLLLQGEETIKLNAILLNQIRLFLQTKILAKLGYQQANIAETLKIHPYRVKLALQQVRRFELDRLEAIYDELVENDFRMKTGQMDKELLFELFILKLSGQVTK; via the coding sequence ATGAACTTACAAGAGGCATTAAAACAAGTCAGACAACAACAATTTGCTTCCGTTTATTTAATTCAAGGAACAGAAGGATATCTAAGTGAGCTATTTAAAACAGAGTTAATGAGTCAATTGATCAAAACAGAGGATGATCAGTTCAATTATTCCTCTTTTGATATGGAAGAAGTTCCATTATCTCTAGCAATGGAAGAGGCAGAAACCATTCCTTTTTTTGGTGATTATCGATTAGTTTTTATTGAAAATCCCTATTTTTTGACTGCAGAAAGAAAAACGAATGGATTGGATCATGATATGGATAGCTTATTAAAATATTTGGAGCAACCATCACCTACAACCATTTTAGTTTTTATTGCAAATGTTGAAAAATTAGACGAGCGAAAAAAAATAACTAAAGCAATCAAAAAACAGGCTGAAGTCATCGATGTCAACCCAATGGGCGAGCGTGAAGTCAGGCAATATGTAGAGCAGACGATTCAAAGTGAAGGATACGAAATTAAACCAGAAGCCTTTGACTTGTTGTTGCAACTGACTGATTTAAATTTATCAAAAGTTATGGGAGAATTGCAAAAATTATTTTTGTATGCCTCTGACAACAAGATCATTTCATTAATTGCAGTTAAAGAATTAGTCCCAAAATCTTTAGAACATAATGTCTTTGATTTAACTAGTGATGTTTTATCCGGTCATAGTGAAAAAGCCATCCAATTGTACGAAGATCTATTGCTTCAAGGAGAAGAAACAATTAAATTAAATGCTATTTTGCTAAATCAAATTCGATTATTTTTACAAACTAAGATTTTAGCAAAACTAGGGTATCAACAAGCAAATATAGCTGAAACATTAAAAATTCATCCGTATCGTGTAAAGTTAGCTTTGCAGCAGGTTCGTCGCTTTGAATTAGATCGCTTAGAAGCAATCTATGATGAATTGGTAGAAAATGATTTTCGGATGAAAACTGGTCAGATGGATAAAGAATTGCTCTTTGAACTGTTTATTCTCAAATTATCTGGACAAGTTACCAAATAA